A single window of uncultured Pseudodesulfovibrio sp. DNA harbors:
- a CDS encoding transcriptional regulator has translation MADNKTTQQDVLTDIESRAPQSMHPILEAAFKYQKQLILAVSVIIGVTAIYAGYNAYATKAKATAQAELGVILVETRNKDQIEKLETLLNTVPASVKPAVVLEIAQASMTFGEYSKAVTYWGMLIGETNEDMQFTARMGKAKALLLEGKGADALTEMKELVGIASDAYTVPVYRQLALAAETAGDTVEALAAYKKLAEKDVADKPFIDYKISQLESK, from the coding sequence ATGGCTGACAACAAGACCACACAACAGGACGTGCTTACCGACATCGAGTCCCGGGCACCGCAGTCCATGCACCCCATCCTCGAAGCCGCCTTCAAGTATCAAAAACAGCTCATCCTCGCTGTCAGCGTCATCATTGGCGTGACCGCAATCTATGCGGGCTACAATGCTTATGCCACCAAGGCCAAAGCAACAGCACAGGCCGAACTCGGCGTCATTCTTGTAGAAACTCGGAATAAAGACCAGATTGAAAAACTGGAAACTCTGCTCAACACTGTTCCCGCTTCCGTGAAGCCCGCTGTTGTTCTGGAAATTGCTCAGGCCAGCATGACTTTTGGCGAATATTCCAAAGCCGTGACGTACTGGGGCATGCTGATTGGCGAAACCAATGAAGACATGCAATTTACCGCCCGCATGGGCAAGGCCAAAGCCCTCCTTCTCGAAGGAAAAGGTGCTGACGCCCTGACCGAAATGAAAGAACTGGTCGGCATTGCTTCCGACGCATACACCGTGCCCGTCTACCGCCAGCTCGCTCTGGCAGCCGAAACCGCCGGTGATACTGTTGAAGCTCTGGCCGCATACAAAAAGCTTGCTGAAAAAGACGTCGCTGACAAACCGTTCATCGACTACAAAATTTCCCAGCTTGAATCCAAGTAA
- a CDS encoding glutamate-5-semialdehyde dehydrogenase, protein MDIREQMVEMGKRAKVASRGLANASGKAKQDALLILADLLQSEAEAIAVANKKDLDAAVERGLDKARVQRLTISEKVLNSMIQGCREVAAMADPVGEIESMIKRPNGMLVGRMRVPLGVVAMIYESRPNATVDAGILCLKAGNAVILRGGSEAFHSNKFLADLMHTALEQAGLPQDAVQVPPTTDREAVAEMLKLDEYIDVVIPRGGEGLIRAVTSQATMPVLKHYKGVCQMFADASCDINKAVPIIENSKMQYPSGCNALECLLVHKDVADVLLPKVAQTIGPNGVKFKACEKSLPLLGEFAEPAVDTDWGFEFLDLILAVKVVDDLDEAMDYIAEYGSNHTESILSENYEHCMRFIREVDASLVVANASTRFNDGGQLGLGAEIGISTSKLHAYGPMGIKELTSAKFVLMGEGQIRE, encoded by the coding sequence ATGGACATTCGTGAGCAAATGGTGGAAATGGGCAAGCGGGCTAAAGTGGCATCTCGGGGACTGGCAAATGCCTCCGGTAAGGCCAAACAGGACGCTTTGTTGATTTTGGCTGACCTGTTGCAGTCCGAGGCCGAAGCCATAGCCGTTGCCAACAAGAAGGACCTTGATGCCGCCGTCGAAAGAGGACTGGACAAGGCCCGTGTACAGCGTTTGACCATCAGTGAGAAGGTGCTTAATTCCATGATTCAGGGCTGCCGAGAGGTGGCTGCCATGGCTGATCCCGTGGGTGAAATCGAGTCCATGATCAAGCGCCCCAACGGTATGTTGGTTGGACGTATGCGTGTCCCTCTCGGCGTGGTCGCCATGATTTACGAATCCCGTCCCAATGCGACTGTGGATGCCGGTATTCTTTGCCTCAAGGCAGGGAACGCTGTCATACTGCGCGGTGGGTCCGAGGCGTTTCATTCCAATAAATTTTTGGCTGATCTCATGCATACTGCCTTGGAGCAGGCCGGTCTGCCTCAGGATGCGGTGCAGGTGCCGCCCACCACGGACCGTGAAGCCGTGGCCGAGATGCTCAAGCTTGATGAATATATTGATGTGGTTATTCCGCGCGGTGGAGAAGGTCTCATTCGTGCCGTGACCAGTCAGGCCACCATGCCTGTTCTCAAACATTACAAGGGCGTGTGCCAGATGTTTGCGGACGCTTCCTGCGATATTAATAAGGCAGTGCCTATCATTGAAAATTCCAAAATGCAGTACCCCAGCGGTTGTAATGCGTTGGAATGCCTGCTTGTTCATAAGGATGTGGCTGATGTCTTGTTGCCCAAGGTTGCTCAGACCATCGGCCCTAACGGTGTGAAGTTCAAGGCATGTGAAAAGTCTTTGCCTCTTTTGGGTGAGTTTGCCGAACCCGCCGTTGATACTGATTGGGGTTTCGAGTTTCTTGATTTGATTTTGGCTGTAAAGGTCGTGGATGATCTGGATGAGGCCATGGACTATATCGCGGAATATGGTTCCAATCATACCGAATCAATTTTGTCAGAGAACTATGAACACTGCATGCGTTTCATTCGTGAAGTGGACGCCTCGCTGGTCGTGGCCAATGCAAGTACCCGATTCAATGACGGTGG
- the iorA gene encoding indolepyruvate ferredoxin oxidoreductase subunit alpha, with protein sequence MANPLLGDTPGETHLLLGNEAIVRGAIEAGIQVVSCYPGTPSSEVPDTFYRISPDGKYYFEYSVNEKVALEVAGGATLAGAMTLCTMKHVGVNVAADPLMTLCYTGAPGGMVLLSADDPGCHSSQNEQDNRIYARIAGMPILEPSTAQEAKDMTRDGLRLSKKHGAPLLLRTTTRVNHLRGSVEFGPAPDPGKAEGFKRNPSKFVPIPAFSRPMHLALLDRIEALREEAENSVYNTITGSGELGIVCSGISSAYVADALDNAGLADKVSVLQLGFPYPLPEKKCLDFIKSVKKILVVEELEPVVENEFRVLAQQNEVSIEILGKDVLPRFGEFSVTMVENVIRTILGEAPVEACDCDLPELPGRPPNLCAGCPHRGTYFAAKKVFGDDAVYSSDIGCYTLGILPPLQAADFLVCMGSSISAGGGVAKASGQTVVAFIGDSTFFHSGLSGVANAVFNQHDILLVVLDNRTTAMTGHQPNPGVDRTVLGENDHPLDIESAVRGLGVTEVRTVNPFNQKKTLAAFEELKELSGVRVLIAKEPCPLFTRRVYKKVAPQVAYVAESCTGRFDCLDKLACPAMYKEGGKAAVNPMLCNGCMLCLQVCGHIKAKKRGS encoded by the coding sequence ATGGCAAATCCGCTCTTGGGCGACACTCCCGGTGAAACCCACCTGCTGCTTGGTAACGAAGCCATTGTCCGTGGTGCCATTGAAGCTGGCATTCAGGTGGTTTCCTGCTACCCAGGCACTCCGTCCTCGGAAGTTCCCGATACATTCTATCGCATTTCCCCGGACGGCAAATACTATTTTGAGTACTCCGTCAACGAAAAGGTGGCCCTTGAGGTCGCCGGTGGCGCGACTCTGGCCGGGGCCATGACCCTGTGCACCATGAAGCACGTTGGCGTGAACGTGGCGGCTGACCCGCTCATGACGCTCTGCTACACCGGCGCTCCCGGTGGCATGGTTCTGCTTTCTGCTGACGATCCGGGCTGTCACTCCAGCCAGAACGAACAGGACAACCGCATTTACGCACGCATCGCTGGCATGCCCATTCTCGAGCCTTCCACGGCTCAGGAAGCCAAAGACATGACTCGCGACGGCCTGCGTCTGTCCAAAAAGCACGGCGCACCGCTCCTGCTTCGGACCACGACCCGCGTCAACCACCTCCGCGGCTCGGTTGAATTCGGTCCCGCTCCCGATCCGGGCAAGGCTGAAGGGTTTAAACGTAACCCATCCAAATTCGTTCCCATCCCGGCATTTTCCCGCCCCATGCATCTGGCCCTGTTGGACCGCATTGAGGCTCTTCGTGAAGAAGCCGAAAATTCCGTATATAACACAATAACCGGCTCCGGCGAATTGGGCATTGTCTGCTCTGGTATTTCCAGCGCATACGTTGCCGACGCTCTGGACAATGCAGGCCTTGCCGACAAGGTTTCCGTCCTCCAGCTCGGTTTCCCCTATCCTCTGCCCGAGAAAAAATGTCTGGACTTCATCAAGTCCGTGAAAAAGATTCTGGTGGTCGAAGAGTTGGAACCGGTCGTGGAAAACGAATTCCGCGTTCTGGCCCAGCAAAACGAAGTGTCCATCGAAATCCTCGGCAAAGACGTACTGCCTCGATTCGGTGAATTTTCCGTCACCATGGTGGAAAATGTCATTCGTACAATTCTCGGCGAAGCACCGGTTGAAGCCTGTGACTGTGACCTGCCCGAACTGCCGGGTCGTCCGCCGAACCTTTGTGCTGGTTGCCCGCATCGCGGCACATACTTCGCAGCCAAAAAAGTTTTCGGCGATGATGCCGTCTACTCTTCCGACATCGGATGTTACACGCTCGGCATCCTGCCCCCGCTTCAGGCGGCAGACTTCCTCGTTTGCATGGGTTCTTCCATCTCTGCAGGCGGCGGCGTTGCCAAAGCTTCCGGGCAGACCGTGGTCGCTTTCATCGGCGATTCCACGTTCTTCCATTCCGGCCTGAGCGGCGTTGCCAATGCGGTCTTCAACCAGCACGACATTCTCTTGGTTGTTCTGGATAACCGCACCACTGCCATGACCGGCCATCAGCCGAACCCCGGCGTTGATCGCACGGTTCTCGGTGAAAACGACCATCCGCTGGACATCGAGTCCGCTGTACGCGGACTGGGCGTTACCGAAGTGCGCACGGTTAATCCGTTCAACCAGAAAAAGACTCTGGCTGCCTTTGAAGAATTGAAGGAATTGTCCGGCGTACGCGTGCTTATCGCGAAAGAGCCATGTCCCCTCTTCACTCGCAGAGTCTACAAGAAGGTCGCCCCGCAGGTGGCTTACGTCGCCGAATCCTGCACCGGTCGATTCGACTGTCTGGACAAACTTGCCTGCCCTGCCATGTACAAGGAAGGCGGCAAGGCCGCAGTCAACCCGATGCTGTGCAACGGCTGTATGCTCTGCCTGCAGGTCTGCGGACATATCAAAGCCAAGAAGAGAGGCAGCTAA
- a CDS encoding indolepyruvate oxidoreductase subunit beta, whose protein sequence is MTDTKKIRIFMTGVGGQGTLTATTLLAQTVLSQGLPVTSGEIHGMAQRGGVVESTVLIGCKSPKLGHGEADILLGFEPMETMRALPYLRKGGLVVSSTEFIPPLAVAMGNQECPTIDDIKKAVAACTDHAYYMANQTIGLEAGAVQSGNVAMLGALCAAGKLPFGPEALEAAIKANLPAKIQAVNLKALELGVKTLNA, encoded by the coding sequence ATGACCGATACCAAGAAAATTCGCATATTCATGACCGGCGTGGGCGGACAGGGAACCCTGACCGCCACCACACTGCTCGCTCAGACCGTGCTCAGCCAGGGATTGCCCGTCACTTCCGGCGAGATTCACGGTATGGCCCAGCGCGGTGGCGTGGTTGAATCCACAGTACTTATCGGTTGCAAGTCGCCCAAACTTGGGCATGGCGAAGCCGATATCCTGCTCGGATTTGAACCTATGGAAACCATGCGTGCCTTGCCCTACTTGAGAAAAGGTGGCCTCGTGGTCTCATCAACCGAATTCATTCCGCCTCTGGCCGTGGCCATGGGCAATCAGGAATGTCCGACCATCGACGACATAAAAAAAGCGGTCGCCGCCTGCACTGACCATGCATACTACATGGCAAACCAGACCATCGGCCTCGAAGCCGGTGCCGTCCAATCCGGCAACGTTGCCATGCTCGGCGCTCTGTGCGCGGCAGGCAAACTGCCCTTCGGCCCCGAAGCGCTGGAAGCCGCCATCAAGGCGAACCTCCCTGCCAAAATTCAGGCCGTGAACCTCAAAGCACTGGAGCTTGGTGTTAAGACTCT